The DNA sequence ATTATCGGCACCGGAAGTTTCTTCTTTTTCCTCGGCAGAACCTGAATTTTCGGCTGAAGTACCATCCTCAGTGTCGGTTCCGCTTTCAGCACCCTCTTGGACAACAGGCACCACGGGGACAGGTTCAGGCGGGCGGCCCAAAAAGAGAACAATATCTTCATTATCCTTTTTATGCTTCATTTTTAACAAAAGAGTACGGGTTCTTTCATCATAAACATAGCCTGAAGAATTATAAATCTCAAATCTGGGATCCGTTCTAAAATCGATTTCATGGATTTGTATCCTATAAAAAGGACGGATACCCCTTATAATCATGTAATGAGTATCTCCCGTCTTAGCCGAAATTCTAAAACTGAATGTTTTTGCATCGTTTTTAAGCACATTTATATCGCGTGCAGATGTCCAAGCCCAAATACCGGGCTCAGCCTTTAAAGCCAAAGACTCTTCATGCGGATAATATGGATTATCCTTAATAGCAGCAGCATACAGTTTTTCGGCATGGAGAATTAGGGCATCATTGGCCATAAGCCCTAACTTCTTTGCCTTATCGCCTTGAATATCGAAAGATGCCGGTAAACTTGAAGAATTTCCTCCAAGAGAAAATATAGAAGAATACAGGGCCTGCCCTACAGCCTTCCATGTACCTTTATCGGGATATGAACTTCCATAGCGGATTAAAATAGAAGCTGCTCTTAAAGTTTTTTCGGTATCTATGGTCTTTTTATCGGAAGAAATATACAGTCCATCATCAATAGAAATCAAAGAATCTTTTAAAACCGTCTCATATTTCTCGGAATTTTCCATAAAAAGATTTTGTTTATTAGGAAAATAAAAAGCGTAATCCATTGCAGCTTCCAATAGGCCCGCGGCATAACAAGAGTTTAAATCCTCTTGCTTTGCATTGGAAGCTATCTTTTCCAAGGCGGAAATCAAATTTGCCCTTGAGTTGTTTATCAAAAAGGGAATAACAGACTCACTATCAAATACGGAAATTTCAGCCCTTGCTATGCTCGATTCAATACCGGATAACAGCTTTTTTTGGTAAGCAGCAAGGCTTTTATCGTTTTGTGCAAGATTACCATAAAACGTAGTCGATATATAGGTGCGTTTTTCTTTAGGCAAAAGAGAAGACGGAGCAGTGACAAGAGCCTTTTCATATTCTCCCTTAAAGGCTTTTTCGGCTATATATGCAGTCAAAAGCTCTTCGTTATAATTTCTTGACGAAATCACACTTGAAAAATAATCCAAAGCCTTTTCTCTAAATAATTGTTTTGTTTTATTGTATTCTTCCTCACTTGCAATCGGAATACGGCAGATAGAATCAAAGTCCAAAGTTTCAGATTGAATATAGGTTTCATACAAGGCTGTTTTTTTTGAACTTGAAAGAATAAGATGAGGAAGCTCCGATGTATCATCGGAATTTCCAAATCCGTAACCGCCTCTAAAAATAAACCTATCTTTTCCATATCTTAAAAATATTTGCTCATCCTGTCTTTCAAGACGGGCAGATTGAGTCAATTTCCAAGGAAAATAAACGGTTTCTATCTCTGACGGCATAGAAACGGAAATTCTCACCGTTTCAACTGTTTCCGAAATGTATGAGGTAAAGTCTATCAAAACATCGTTAGAACAAATAACACTAAAGGAATCTTCGGTTTTTTTGTACTCTAAAACCTTTAGGCTAAGCTCTTCGTTATTGCTCGTTTTTGCAGTAATGGGAGTCTGATCCGTAATGTAAAAATCCAAACCGTTTGCAACTATATGGAGAGGTAAAAGAGGAGTCCTATTTCCGGTTTCATCAACCTCATCCCGTCCGGAAACGGACATGGCTCCTATTGTATAATAAAAAGTCTTCCCTATGGTAAACTGAATGACAAAAATGCCGAAAATAATTAGTATATACAATATAGTTAATGCAATCATCCTACTTGATTTGTGCTTCATAATGTTATAGTTTATATAAACTAAGGAATAATTGCAATACTTATAAGGAGTTATTATGAAAATAACCAAGCAAATTTTGGTATGTTTTAGTTTTTTGATGGTCATATCCATCATTTTTTCGTGTAAGACAATCGAAAAAGCTGCAAAAAAAAATCCAAGAGAAGAATTTACCGATAAGCTTACCCAACTTTCTCAAAAGAGAGATTTGGAAGGTATCTTAAAATTGATAGATGAATCGGATCCTGAACTGACCAAAGATTTTAAGATACAATATCTAAAACTTTCCATCCTCATTTCTATGAGAAAAACACAGGAAGCGGAATCCTTTGCAAATGAACTTTCCAAGGACTATCCGGATAATACAGATATTCTTTATGCCCAAGTTATGCTGGCCCAAGCCGAAAACAATCTACAAAAAAAAGATCAATATTTGAAAAAAATATTGGCCATAAACCCAAAAGATTCACAAGCCTTAACAGAGCAGGGCTTGGATTTTTACTCGGCCAAAAGATACAATGATGCCAGAAGAAAATTTATTGAAGCCTACAAGGCTGACCCGCAATGCACGGAAGCCCTCATAGGCCTGGGACGCATAAACTATCTTGAAGGAAAACTTGACCAAGCAGAATCGAATTTAACTACAGTATTGGAGCAGGAACCCAATAACAGCACAGCCCTTGCAGAACTTGCCCGCATAAAATCAGAAACAAACAGAATGTATCAAGCCCTTCAGGATATAAATAGGGCAGCGGAGCTTGAACCGAATAATCCCAGCCATTGGAATGACATAGGCTCTTACAATCTTACAATAGGCAGAAAAGAAGAAGCAAAAAAAGCTTATGATAAAGTTATAGAGCTTACTCCCGATTCTTACATAGCCTATATATACCGTGCCGGCATAAACGATGAGCTAGGTTATAAGGACGAAGCCCTCAATGATTACATAAACGTATGCAACCTTTATCCGCCTTATTATTTTGCATTGGAAGGAGCCGGTATCTTGCTTTGGGAAAAAGGAGACTGGCTAAACGCCGGCACGGCATTTTTAAAAGCCTTAAACAAGGCTCCGGCCTCTTATCAATATGCGCTTTTGTACGCAATAAGCCTCTATAAACAAAATAAAAAGCCGGATGCAAAAAAATTTATGCAAAACTATCTAAAATCCATCAATCGTACCGAAAAAGAAAACGAATACTTTTTATGCCGTCTTTTTATAGATTTTGCAGGCGACAGTGAGCTGATAAACAGGGCAACAGCAGAAACCGACATGGTAAAAAAAGGAAGACTGTTTTTTTATCTCGGAGAATTTTACAATCTGACCAAAAAATACACTCTTGCAGAAAAGTGCTATGTTCAAGTAATGTCGATAGAAAATCCTGCCTTTTTTGAATACCGTTTTGCAAAAAAAGCTATGGATGAATTTAACTCAACCACCGGGAAATAGGCTAAAAATGCTTAAAGAAGAAAAAGCCAAGGTACGAAAACTCATAAAGGAATATTTTAAAAGTCCTAAAGTTAAAAGCCTGATACAAAAAACCGAAGAGCTTCAAAATACCGAAGAGTATTGCAAGGACTTTTTAAATAAAATACCTAAATACGGCGAAGCTAAAACGGTTTTTGCCTATTATCCCATAAACGAGGAATTCCCTACATTGGGGCTTTTAAGACAGGCAGCAGAAGACAAAAAGACTATAGGCCTCCCCCTCGTTTTAGATAAGGATTTGGTATTCAAAAAAATGGAATTTAGAAACGGTAAGATAGAGCCCGTTCAAATCGGAAGCTTCGGTATTATGGAGCCTGCCGAAGATGCCTTAAACATCTTCCCTCAAACACAAGAAGAAAAAAAGACTGCTCCTTTGGAGCTTCCCCTTTTGATTTTGGTTCCCGGAAGAGCCTTTTCAAAAAAGGGAGAAAGAATGGGCCGAGGCGGAGGTTTTTATGACAGGTTCTTTGAAAAACTTTTTAAAAGCATAAAAAAAGAAGATATCTGCCTTGCAGGTCTTTGTTTTTCGGGACAAATTTTAGACACAATCCCCATGGGAGAATTTGACCGTCCTGTAGACCTTGTCGTAACGGAAGCGGAGATTTATTCGTGCGGAGGGTAAATATCAGTGCTTAAAATAAAATTTGATAAAATCATAAAAAATACGAATTTTCTATTGACATTTTATAAAAAATAGTGTAATATCCTAAAACTTCCTGATTGGAAACATTCCCCTGTAGCTCAGTAGGCAGAGCAAGTGGCTGTTAACCACTGGGTCCGTGGTTCGAACCCGCGCGGGGGAGCTATTCAAATGACGGCTGGCCTTTCCGAGGTCAGCTGATTTTTTAAAGGCAGGTGCGATATGTCAAGAGTATGTGAAATTTGCGGAAAAGGCTCAATGTCAGGTAACTCTGTAAGTAAGTCCAAAATTCACACAAAAAGAGTTTGGAAGCCCAATTTGGTAAATGTAAAAACAGAAATCGGCGGCAGGACTCTAACCATTAAAATGTGTTCTCGATGCTTAAAAAGCGATTACGTTACAAAGAAAGTTTAGTTTTTTCTTAATTTACTCCTTTTTATTTAATTTCGAGTCTGCCGAAAAGCGGACTCGATTTTTTTTATTATACGTACATTAAAATTATCAATGCAAGAATAAAGTATATAAGACCCGTTATTACCCAGCTCCATCTGCTTTTGCGCTTTGAATCTTTTTTCTTTTTAAACTTTGCAAAATCCGTAGTTACGCGGGCATCTTTTTTCATTGTAATTCCGTATTTAATATTTTCTCCTAATTGTAAAAAACCGAACAAAATAACATCAAAAAGTCCCGACTTATTTACTATAGATAAACCTCCTATTCCGGTTAAAAAAACGGAAGCAATAAAAAGGCCGTCACATAGGTGGTGAAAAAAAGAACGGGAACTACCCCGTGAAAAAAGAGCAATAACAGCAGCCGTAATAACTGCACCGAGAATAAACGGATAAAAAAAATTAAATCTTGATTCCGTCTTTTTTTGAGGCGAAAGCTCTTCAACTACATTATCAAAAAAATTATTGCTGCTATCGGATTCATTTTCCATAGATACACCTTTAAAAAAAGTACGGCAGATTTAAAACCTGCCGTACTTAAGGATTAGATTATTTTACTATTTTGCAAACTTTTCATATTCGGCATTATTGCATAAAACCCAATGTTTTTCACGAACTTCTCTAAACGTAGGCTTATCTACGGAATAATCGTGTGCCAAAGCCGGTACATACACTTCCCTTTTCCTGTTCCGCTCGGTATTGGGATCCGGTACGGGAATAGCAGAAAGCAAAGCACGAGTATAAGGATGAAAAGGATGAGCAAAAAGCTCATCGGAATCTGCAAGCTCTACCATTTTGCCGTAATACATAACTGCAATTCGGTCTGAAAAATATTTTACAACTGCGAGGTCATGGGCTATAAAAAGAATAGTCAAATTCATCTCACGGCGTAAATCATTTAAAAGGTTTATAACCTGAGCCTGTACCGAAACGTCCAATGCACTTATAGGTTCATCGGCAATGATGATTTCGGGATTCATAACAATAGCCCTTGCTATACCGATACGCTGTCTTTGCCCGCCCGAAAATTCGTGAGGGTACCTTTCGGCATGTTCTGCAACAAGGCCTACGAGATTTAAAGTTTCTTTGACTTTTTTGTCAATTTTTTTCATATCCCGTTCGCCTCGAATAATCATTCCTTCGCCTATAATCTCACGAACCGTCATACGGGGGTCCAATGAAGAAATAGGATCTTGGAATATCATTTGAATATCGGACAGAGCTTCATTGTAGCGCATCTTTTTCATCATTTTTTTATCGACACGCAATTTAGCCTCTAACTCTTCAGCCAATTGTTTGTTGCCTGATGATCTCGCCTCCTTAATTCTTTCCTTTAGAAAAGGAAGGCCGGAATTAATATGATGGTCTTTGTAGTAAATATCCCCGCCGGTAATTTCGTAAAGGCCTATAATTGAACGGCCTATTGTAGTTTTACCGCAGCCGGATTCACCTACAATGCCGAAAACTTCACCTTTACGAACATCAAAGCTTACATCATCGACAGCTTTAAGATACTTACCCTCAAGTTTAAAGTATTGCTTTAAATTATTTACTCTCAAAATCAATTCATTATTATTCATTTTGTCCTCCCATTTTCTCTTTCATTCGGCGAATTCGATCGGTAACAATAAGCGGAGGCTCAATGTCTTTAGGTGCATCAGGATGCAATAACCACGTCGCAGCTTTGTGAGTAGGAGTTATTTCAAACATCGGCGGTTCCTCTTCAAAATCAATTTCCATTGCATATTTATTGCGTTGAGCAAAAGCATCGCCTTTAGGCGGGAAAATCATATTAGGCGGTACACCCGGAATCGCTTCAAGTTTTTCCTTGGTATCCAAATCAGGCATAGAAGACAAAAGAGCCCACGTATAAGGATGAGCGGGTTCATAGAATACTTCATCAACAGATCCGTACTCAATGATTTTTCCTGCATACATAACAGCGATTTCATCTGCCATGTTTGCAACAACACCAAGGTCATGAGTAATAAATATAATTGAAAGATTTCTTTCACGCTTTAACTCGTTGATTAACTCAAGAATCTGGGCTTGAATGGTAACATCCAATGCCGTTGTAGGTTCGTCACAAATCAAAATATCCGGGTTTGAAGCAAGAGCTATTGCTATAACTATCCTCTGCCTCATACCGCCTGAAAATTGGAAGGGATATTGCATAAACCTTTGGCGGGCTTGCGGAATTCCTACTTCATTCATTAAATCGATAGATCTTGTTTTTGCTAAACTATACTCCATCTTATAATTCATTTTAGAGGATTCCCAAATCATAGACTCCAATACTTTTTCGGCACGGTCTTTTACATCGAGGTTAGCATTTTTTTCAAGCTTATCTTCAAAGGAAGCCTGAAGCTTGATTAAAATATCCCTTATTTTGCCCTCAAGCCGGTCAAGCGTTACTCCCGTAGGCAGCCTAAATTTTTTAATTAAATTAGCTTTAGACTTACCTGTCATATTCTCAGCCTTTAAAGACATTTTGTATATAAAGATAGCATTATCAATTGAACCTTCAAATGTATAGGCAAAGCCGTTTTTGTGTAAGTCCAATTTATCTATAGCCTCTTTAACAATAGGCTTTAATTTATTGCATGTATCCGAAACGGAATTTACATCAATTTTGCCCTGTAGAATGTTCAAAGTTTCTTGTATTTTTGAAATTGCCGTTTTTTTATTATCGGCAGATTTATTATTAGAATATTCTACAGCTTTGCATACCATAAGTAAAAAATTATCAAGGAATTCTTCGTCAAATAATTTTTTTGCCGCATCATTGAGCAGCTTGATATCTTTACCGGCAAATTCCTCTTTACCTTTCTGGAGTGAATAATACCCTAAAGCAACAAAGTCAGGCTTATGTCTTTCAAGACCGTTTTGCAAAATGACTTTTAAAGCCCCCAAAGCGGCTTCCACTTCAGCCTTATCAGTTTCAGAGCCTTTACTCATCTTGTACTTGCTTGCGACGACTGAAAGGTCTTCAACGGCAGACACAAAAGCAGGATTATCTGATGGTATCAAAAAAACATTTCCGCAGTTTTTTGAATATTGTACAATCCTTTTTAGTTCTTGAGCAACCTCAGCAACCGGTTTATCAATTAATTGAATCTTAGCACCGTCAATGTATGAAATTGTAGTTTCGGCCGTATCATGGGCAATATTATATGCACGTTCAAGCCTACATCCTTCAGAAATATAGCCGGTAAACTTACTCATCGATTCTTTGACCTTAGCGCCATCTTCACCTGCCAGAATCATATTATCTTGCAAAACCTTTGCAAGTTCTTTATAATTCTTTTTCGATTGCTTTCTTTGAGCAACATTGTTTGCAAGTATTGCCTCTGTAAGTTGTTTTCCGACACGGACAATAGGGTTTAAACTTGACAGAGGGTCCTGAAATATCATAGCTATATTGTTTCCGCGGATATTATGGAAAACTTCTTCGGGTATCTGCAACAAGTCCTTTCCATCATAGTAAATTTCTCCGTCTTCAACGGTTGCATTTCCGGCTAGAATACCCAGAATAGCTCTTGCAGTTACGGACTTTCCGGAACCGGATTCTCCTACTATAGCTAATGTTTTGCCTTCTTCAAGATTGAATGAAACGTCCCTGACAGCACGAACATAGCCGTTATTTGTCCAAAACGATATTTTTGCATTTCGTACTTCTAATTTTGTTTTATTTGCCATATTAATCTTCTACTCCTCTCAACGACGGATTAAATGCATCTCGCAGACCGTTTCCAAATAAGTTAAAAGAAATCATCATTAACGATATGATACCTGCGGGGAAGAACAAGATATGAGGATCAGTAGACAAATATTGCTGTCCTGAACCGAGCATTGTTCCTAACGAAGCCATTGTTTTTCCGTGAAAACTGACTATTCCCAAAAACGAAAGTGTCGATTCGGATAAAATAACATAAGGAATAATTAAAGCGGCACTCGTAATAATCGTTCCTATTGCGTTGGGATAAATATGCTTAAACATAAGCCTCTTATCATTAGCTCCAAGCGTTCTTGCTGCCAAGATATATTCCTGATTTTTAAAACGATAAAACTGTGTTCTAACCCGAACACCGATGCCTATCCAGCCGGTTAGAATAAAGGCAAATAGAACACCGGTAAAGACCGAAACTTTTCCCGTTTGAACAAGGTGAAGCTGAAACAAAGTTGCAACGATAAGGAAAGGCATACCTGCCAAAATATCCGTAAGGCGCTCCAAGATAAGATCAACCCAGCCCCCGTAAAAGCCTGTAATTGAGCCGTAAATTGAACCCAGAATAAAGTTAATTATCGAAACAAGAACTGACAACATTAATGACAATCTTACACCATGAGCCAATCTGACCATAATATCAAAACCTTGGCCGTCAGTACCGAAAGCATTTGCCGGCTCATGACCGTTCAAATACTGATAGTAATTATAATACAAAACCCTGATCCCGATCATAGTTTTATCCCTAGGTATGGAGTAAAGCACATTACCGCTTTCGTCCCGCAGATAATTATCGGTCAAACCTTGTTTCTGAACCTGTTCCAGTGACAGCCTCTTACCGGTTGAGTCCACAGGATACTCACGTCCGTCCACTTTATACCAAATATTTGCATCAGCTTGATCACGTGCAGCAAATTCATCGGCATAATCAATCATTGGGAATAGTATCTGTTTTCCCGTTTTTTCCTGCCAACTTACAATGTTATCATAAGTTTCTTTTGTTACATTCAAAAAAATAAAACCTATACCTCGGTATGAATCCACTCTTACATATCTATATCTGTTTTTACCGTCCGTAAATTCTTCTCCGATCGAAACAATAGGAGAAGAAGACAAAGCTTCATCCCAGCTTACTTTTTTTGATCCGTCTCCATTTACTGTTCCATACCCGATACCGAGAGTATAAAACAAATATTTATCGTTATACTTCATCGGTTTTGAGCCGTCCCAAAAACCTGTTTTATCAAAAATTTGCAGCTTAGGCCGAACCTTTGCATAAACGGCATCGGAATAAGCCAAATCATACTTCGAAAAGAAGGGGACTACTATTGCGAATATAATAATTGCACCAATAATATATGCAGCGGCTACGGAAGCACTATTTCTTTTAAAACGCAGCCATGCATCCTTAAAATAACCTATCGGCTTTGTTTCAAATTTTGCATCAAAAATTTGTTCATCCCTCTGTACCAATCTAAATTTTTCTTTAGGGATATGTTTCATATTTTCCATAATTTATCTCTCCCCTATCCTGATTCTAGGATCCAATAAACCGTAGCTGAGATCCGTAACTATACTTACTACCAATCCTATGGCCGTATAAAACATACCCGTCGCAACAAAAAGGTCATAATCCAATAAATTAATCGACGTAATATATAATTTACCGATACCGTTAATAGCAAAAATCTTTTCCGTAATTATCGCTCCGCTCATTATACTGAGAACAAAGGCAATAATACCGGGAAGAACCGGAACCATAGCATTTTTTAATGCATGGCGTCTGATAGCCTGTCCCCGTGTAAGTCCCTTTGTTCTTGCCAAAAGCATATATTCACTGGTAAGAGCTTCTGTAAGTTCCGCACGAACCGAACGGGTAAAACCTGCAATAGCTCCGAATGAAAGGGAAAGAATCGGTAAAACCATCGAGTGGAACATCTTAAATGTCCACCATGAACCTCCTGCATCGTATAACGATGAAACAATTACGGGAAAAAGACCTAGCTTATATCCTAAACCGTATTGCAAAAGAAATGCGTAAACAAAGGACGGAACGGATATAAATAACATTACAATTATAGATATAAAATGGTCAATCCACTTATTTTTATAAATAGCGGCAATAATACCGAATAATATTCCAAGCGGAATTGAAAGAATTGTCGAATATAAGTTTAATATGATGGTAGGGGGTAATTTACTTACAATAACTTCTTGTGCAGGTTTAAGATAATCCACCTTCCAAGAAGTTCCCCAATCTCCTGTTGTTACAATATTTTTTAAAAAAATCCCATACTGCTGCATTATAGGTTTATCATAGCCTAATGCACTTCTTCTGGCTTTTTCCAGCTCAGCTTCAGCTCCCATCATAGGTAATTCAGGCTGCAGCAGTTTTATAAGCACAAAATCTATGGTCATAATGATAAAAAAGGTTATGAGACCTAACCATAACCTTTTTAGCACATACCTAAATGTTTTCATAAATAATCTCCTCTAGTCGAAAACTAATACACTGCAAAATCTACACCGTTTTAAAATCCAAGAAATACACCGCAATAGGTTTATACAAACCCGCTTGCGGTGTATTTGATGTAAATTAAGCTAAATAAATTTAGCTATAACCGGTTTACTCGTAATTGAGCTGTCCTTGGTTCTTTTTAACATATTCGTCCCATTCAGTATCAGTATAGTTAAACTTCAATAATTTCATACCGCCGTAACCATACATGATATTGTAGACGTCTGTGTAATAATCTATTTTATGTGAAACCAAGACTGCAGCAGTATATGTTCCTAAAGGAATACACTGATATGCACTGAGAATACCGTTTTCCAGGGCTGCAAGTATTTGCAGTTTTTCAGTTGCAGCAGCCTCTGCATAATCGCCGTTTCCGTTCATAGAGGCCGACCATTGTTCAAATGTTCTTTCTTCTTCTACGGTAGTACCGTCCGCCTTGTCAATCTTAATCTTAAGTTTTTCAACAGAGGGGTTCCAACCGTTTGATTCATGAATCTTAGCCAAACCGCCCATGTAGGTAGGATTAGCATAAACTTGAATAGTCTTAAATGGGTAGAAGGCTGCACCTCCCCATGCTCCTCGGATAGCCATATTTTTTCCTGCAGCAACATTGTCGTAGCGTTTAGGATCGCCGGATTCATACTTAATTTGAACTTTTCCCTCAAAAGGAGTTCCCTTTGTTCCTTCATTAATGAATTCCTGCATTAAATCCTGCTGTTTGATATGCTGGGGGGTAAGATCGCTGGGACTTGCCATCACTTCGATAGGCACAATTTCACCGGGTTTGTAAACCTTATCTGCAACAGCCTGTTCATAGGCAGCCGTAAACAGTTTGCGGGCGGTTTCAACGTCACGTCCTGTAATTTTTGCATACTGAGCATCCGCAGTTTCCTTAGTAACTTCAATGTCATATAAGTTACATATTGCTCTTTTTGCATAGAAGGTATCACGATAAATTGAATTGGGATCATTTGCCATATCGTAATAGTACAATCTATTTAACAAGAAGTAGGCAGGCTTAAATCCCGAAGTAGCTTCTCTACAATATTTTTCTCTGTCAATACATAGAGAGATAGCTTTTCTAAAGTCTTTATAGCGCATAACAATTCGTTTTCCGCTGCCCTTTTCTTTATCCCTTGCATTTAAAGCTTCGTCACTTGTAGCAAAAATATAGCGGTCGGTATAGGTTTCATCCGTATAATACAGCCTGTCGCTTTTCTTGTATTTTTCAAGATCATCAGAGTTCAAAGCAAACTCATCAAGTAAGCCCTGACCGAAACGCTGAAGCTTTGTAGCATGGTCTTCGATAATATCAATTATTACGGCATCTGCCTGATATTGACCTTCATGTCTGCCGTCATGGTAACCGCCCCAATAGGGGTTTCTTACCAATCGAATCTGCTTGTCTTTTTCATAGCTTTCAATCTTATAGGGACCGTATGAAACGGTATTACTCATATCGGTTCCGTAAGAGGTTGCCTTAAGTTTTTCGACCGTTTTAAAGTTCTTTTCGTAAGTTTCTTTATGAACAAGCCATGTGCTTCCAAAGGCATTCAACATATAAAACATTTGAATAGGATCAGCCGTAATGAAAAGGAACTGATATTCGCCTGTTTTTACAAGACCGACATCCTCCCAAGGAGTTTCGGGATATAGCTCTCCGGTGTTGTAAACACAAAATTCTTTCCAAGCATCGGGATTATCATCTCCAAAAGCTTTTGCAATAGCAAGCATTTCAGCTTTAGATTTATCGTTTACTTCAAAATATTGGGAATCCTTATATTTTTCAAAAATATCGGTGCCGCCTAACATGAACTTATCTTTGTGCTTGGCATTTTTATAGTAAGATTCTGCAGCACCTCCAAAAAACATAATCGAATCGGTAAGGGTAAACTCAAGTTTTGCATCTGCCGGAGCATCATCACCCCAAGCCTTATAGATGGGCTTACCTGCCAAATCGTTTGCCTGATACTCTTTAGCTTTGTAAAGAGCAGCAGTTCCCGTACAATAATCGTTAGATCGGTAGTTTTTCATTTCGGGGCTTAAGCACATCTGCATTGAATAAACGTAGTCATCAGCTTTGATAGGTTCTCCGGTTTCCCACTTCATTGCGGGGTTCAAATCGACCTGAAATACGCGGCCGCTTGTAGCATCGGCAGGGATATTGTATTTTTCCTTGTTTGCAAAGGATGCTGTGATGTCTTTTACATCATTAGCGGCATCAAATTCCCACTTCCATTCTCCGGGCTTATCTCCTACAGTTGAATCGGCAATAGGCGTTGTCAGATAGCCCATAAACTGACTATCGCTGTTCACTTCCCAAGCATGGG is a window from the Treponema denticola genome containing:
- a CDS encoding DUF3899 domain-containing protein, with protein sequence MENESDSSNNFFDNVVEELSPQKKTESRFNFFYPFILGAVITAAVIALFSRGSSRSFFHHLCDGLFIASVFLTGIGGLSIVNKSGLFDVILFGFLQLGENIKYGITMKKDARVTTDFAKFKKKKDSKRKSRWSWVITGLIYFILALIILMYV
- the rpmB gene encoding 50S ribosomal protein L28, with protein sequence MSRVCEICGKGSMSGNSVSKSKIHTKRVWKPNLVNVKTEIGGRTLTIKMCSRCLKSDYVTKKV
- a CDS encoding tetratricopeptide repeat protein gives rise to the protein MKITKQILVCFSFLMVISIIFSCKTIEKAAKKNPREEFTDKLTQLSQKRDLEGILKLIDESDPELTKDFKIQYLKLSILISMRKTQEAESFANELSKDYPDNTDILYAQVMLAQAENNLQKKDQYLKKILAINPKDSQALTEQGLDFYSAKRYNDARRKFIEAYKADPQCTEALIGLGRINYLEGKLDQAESNLTTVLEQEPNNSTALAELARIKSETNRMYQALQDINRAAELEPNNPSHWNDIGSYNLTIGRKEEAKKAYDKVIELTPDSYIAYIYRAGINDELGYKDEALNDYINVCNLYPPYYFALEGAGILLWEKGDWLNAGTAFLKALNKAPASYQYALLYAISLYKQNKKPDAKKFMQNYLKSINRTEKENEYFLCRLFIDFAGDSELINRATAETDMVKKGRLFFYLGEFYNLTKKYTLAEKCYVQVMSIENPAFFEYRFAKKAMDEFNSTTGK
- a CDS encoding ABC transporter permease yields the protein MENMKHIPKEKFRLVQRDEQIFDAKFETKPIGYFKDAWLRFKRNSASVAAAYIIGAIIIFAIVVPFFSKYDLAYSDAVYAKVRPKLQIFDKTGFWDGSKPMKYNDKYLFYTLGIGYGTVNGDGSKKVSWDEALSSSPIVSIGEEFTDGKNRYRYVRVDSYRGIGFIFLNVTKETYDNIVSWQEKTGKQILFPMIDYADEFAARDQADANIWYKVDGREYPVDSTGKRLSLEQVQKQGLTDNYLRDESGNVLYSIPRDKTMIGIRVLYYNYYQYLNGHEPANAFGTDGQGFDIMVRLAHGVRLSLMLSVLVSIINFILGSIYGSITGFYGGWVDLILERLTDILAGMPFLIVATLFQLHLVQTGKVSVFTGVLFAFILTGWIGIGVRVRTQFYRFKNQEYILAARTLGANDKRLMFKHIYPNAIGTIITSAALIIPYVILSESTLSFLGIVSFHGKTMASLGTMLGSGQQYLSTDPHILFFPAGIISLMMISFNLFGNGLRDAFNPSLRGVED
- a CDS encoding oligopeptide/dipeptide ABC transporter ATP-binding protein; translation: MANKTKLEVRNAKISFWTNNGYVRAVRDVSFNLEEGKTLAIVGESGSGKSVTARAILGILAGNATVEDGEIYYDGKDLLQIPEEVFHNIRGNNIAMIFQDPLSSLNPIVRVGKQLTEAILANNVAQRKQSKKNYKELAKVLQDNMILAGEDGAKVKESMSKFTGYISEGCRLERAYNIAHDTAETTISYIDGAKIQLIDKPVAEVAQELKRIVQYSKNCGNVFLIPSDNPAFVSAVEDLSVVASKYKMSKGSETDKAEVEAALGALKVILQNGLERHKPDFVALGYYSLQKGKEEFAGKDIKLLNDAAKKLFDEEFLDNFLLMVCKAVEYSNNKSADNKKTAISKIQETLNILQGKIDVNSVSDTCNKLKPIVKEAIDKLDLHKNGFAYTFEGSIDNAIFIYKMSLKAENMTGKSKANLIKKFRLPTGVTLDRLEGKIRDILIKLQASFEDKLEKNANLDVKDRAEKVLESMIWESSKMNYKMEYSLAKTRSIDLMNEVGIPQARQRFMQYPFQFSGGMRQRIVIAIALASNPDILICDEPTTALDVTIQAQILELINELKRERNLSIIFITHDLGVVANMADEIAVMYAGKIIEYGSVDEVFYEPAHPYTWALLSSMPDLDTKEKLEAIPGVPPNMIFPPKGDAFAQRNKYAMEIDFEEEPPMFEITPTHKAATWLLHPDAPKDIEPPLIVTDRIRRMKEKMGGQNE
- a CDS encoding ABC transporter ATP-binding protein; this translates as MNNNELILRVNNLKQYFKLEGKYLKAVDDVSFDVRKGEVFGIVGESGCGKTTIGRSIIGLYEITGGDIYYKDHHINSGLPFLKERIKEARSSGNKQLAEELEAKLRVDKKMMKKMRYNEALSDIQMIFQDPISSLDPRMTVREIIGEGMIIRGERDMKKIDKKVKETLNLVGLVAEHAERYPHEFSGGQRQRIGIARAIVMNPEIIIADEPISALDVSVQAQVINLLNDLRREMNLTILFIAHDLAVVKYFSDRIAVMYYGKMVELADSDELFAHPFHPYTRALLSAIPVPDPNTERNRKREVYVPALAHDYSVDKPTFREVREKHWVLCNNAEYEKFAK
- a CDS encoding 5-formyltetrahydrofolate cyclo-ligase, whose protein sequence is MLKEEKAKVRKLIKEYFKSPKVKSLIQKTEELQNTEEYCKDFLNKIPKYGEAKTVFAYYPINEEFPTLGLLRQAAEDKKTIGLPLVLDKDLVFKKMEFRNGKIEPVQIGSFGIMEPAEDALNIFPQTQEEKKTAPLELPLLILVPGRAFSKKGERMGRGGGFYDRFFEKLFKSIKKEDICLAGLCFSGQILDTIPMGEFDRPVDLVVTEAEIYSCGG